Proteins from one Deinococcus actinosclerus genomic window:
- a CDS encoding sensor histidine kinase: MTVSPLAPTRPAHPSTRPDAASSADPRLEVQRTLHVTSLITWGVLSLHSLLVEPGRDHLPLRDVQWWGAVNLTFLAVMLLTLGGLVQRGRPATLALLLVQSGLALIANALLSGSSVQAGLMIAIAAQAALVLPLRLTLLWVAAQSAALLWVLLTHWQSQDAWAFTTGYLCFQGLAAMTVRTAMREIRARQALAAVVDELRATRALLADASRQAERLQISRDLHDLLGHHLTALGMHLQVAGHLLPPDAPARPHLLTAQQVTGDLLGDVRSAVRGLRHTACCDLPAELAALSAAAPVRVHLDWAPDTQVHCPVQAQVLLRSVQEILTNAARHARAAQVWLTVRRHAGTLHLHAHDDGPRRPAELRFGCGLSGMRERLESVGGTLEARLSPDRGVTLHLTLPARGTA, encoded by the coding sequence ATGACCGTGTCCCCCCTGGCCCCCACCCGCCCGGCCCACCCGTCCACCCGGCCCGACGCGGCCTCCAGCGCCGATCCCCGCCTGGAGGTGCAGCGCACCCTGCACGTCACCAGCCTGATCACCTGGGGCGTGCTGTCCCTGCACTCCCTGCTGGTCGAACCCGGGCGTGACCACCTGCCCCTGCGGGACGTGCAGTGGTGGGGCGCCGTGAACCTGACCTTCCTGGCCGTGATGCTCCTGACCCTGGGCGGCCTGGTCCAGCGCGGGCGGCCCGCCACGCTGGCGCTGCTGCTGGTGCAGTCCGGACTGGCCCTGATCGCCAACGCCCTGCTCAGCGGCAGCAGCGTGCAGGCCGGCCTGATGATCGCCATCGCCGCGCAGGCCGCGCTGGTGCTGCCCCTGCGGCTCACGCTGCTGTGGGTGGCGGCCCAGAGCGCCGCGCTGCTGTGGGTGCTGCTCACCCACTGGCAGAGCCAGGACGCCTGGGCCTTCACCACCGGGTACCTGTGTTTCCAGGGACTGGCGGCCATGACCGTCCGCACCGCCATGCGCGAGATCCGCGCCCGTCAGGCGCTGGCTGCTGTCGTGGACGAACTGCGCGCCACCCGCGCCCTGCTGGCCGACGCCAGCCGGCAGGCCGAGCGGCTCCAGATCTCCCGCGACCTGCACGACCTGCTGGGCCACCACCTGACCGCGCTGGGCATGCACCTGCAAGTCGCCGGGCACCTCCTGCCCCCGGACGCCCCGGCCCGGCCGCACCTGCTCACCGCGCAGCAGGTGACGGGCGACCTGCTGGGCGACGTCCGCTCGGCCGTGCGGGGACTGCGCCACACGGCCTGCTGCGACCTGCCGGCCGAACTGGCCGCCCTGAGTGCCGCCGCGCCCGTGCGCGTCCACCTGGACTGGGCGCCGGACACGCAGGTGCACTGCCCCGTGCAGGCGCAGGTGCTGCTGCGCAGCGTGCAGGAGATCCTGACGAACGCCGCCCGCCACGCGCGCGCCGCGCAGGTCTGGCTGACCGTCCGCCGCCACGCGGGCACGCTGCACCTGCACGCCCACGACGACGGCCCGCGCCGCCCGGCGGAGCTGCGCTTCGGCTGCGGCCTGAGCGGCATGCGCGAACGCCTGGAAAGCGTGGGCGGCACCCTGGAGGCCCGCCTCAGCCCGGACCGTGGCGTGACCCTGCACCTCACCCTGCCCGCGCGGGGGACCGCGTGA
- a CDS encoding response regulator, with protein MIRVLLVEDQTLVRQGLRSMLALSGDLEVIAEAEDGLQALHLAPAHRPDVMLLDYRMPHLDGLGVLRGLTALGALPPTLILTTFDDDDLLIEGAQAGARGYLLKDVSLEVLLQAVRTVAGGGRWLQPVTPSRVRGPDAASPPGEAISLTTREQEVLRLMAGGYSNREIAGLITTTEGTIKSYVSNILSKLGVRDRTRAVLKALEYRLI; from the coding sequence GTGATCCGCGTGCTGCTGGTCGAGGACCAGACGCTGGTCCGCCAGGGCCTGCGCAGCATGCTGGCCCTGTCCGGCGACCTGGAGGTCATCGCGGAGGCCGAGGACGGCCTGCAGGCGCTGCACCTCGCGCCCGCCCACCGCCCGGACGTCATGCTGCTCGACTACCGCATGCCGCACCTGGACGGCCTGGGCGTGCTGCGCGGCCTGACCGCCCTGGGCGCGCTGCCCCCCACCCTGATCCTCACGACCTTCGACGACGACGACCTGCTCATCGAGGGCGCGCAGGCCGGGGCGCGCGGCTACCTCCTCAAGGACGTCTCGCTGGAGGTGCTCCTCCAGGCGGTCCGCACCGTGGCGGGGGGGGGCCGCTGGCTGCAACCCGTCACGCCCTCGCGCGTGCGCGGCCCGGACGCCGCGTCCCCCCCCGGGGAGGCCATCAGCCTGACCACCCGCGAGCAGGAGGTGCTGCGCCTGATGGCCGGCGGGTACAGCAACCGCGAGATCGCCGGGCTGATCACCACCACCGAGGGCACCATCAAGAGCTACGTGTCGAACATCCTCTCGAAACTCGGCGTGCGTGACCGCACCCGCGCCGTCCTGAAGGCCCTGGAGTACCGCCTGATCTGA
- a CDS encoding DUF3103 family protein produces MPTLTRVLTPALLALTVALGACGQTPTTSAPAGAGAARPADPTPVSAAPVGAAPGAADAQVNAALERFAQQLARQLPDPELRRAVQDQAALRFDGDQETLFSALAARPAGATTVQGLLTRGGLSASALDDVTRRVTNLQVAVRGPQWNAAEYTPLVAVAAQGDEFAPVVAFDAQGRRHTLDARTPPTQPVVVVGVAERVDEQGRVMVPAATRAGATAVTDPAASVGAQACDSWERLISLYVRDDHEPWTRGDPEIYVQLGSNSRDGLYVGSLPDVNGENKWYEPRRDLVRWSSTTMGNWMMYLWYERDGGGSLTLTIGADVKGVNGSVSYTVADGDDQMGHATLAFGDRLQRFALDTGDVRWWRGGCE; encoded by the coding sequence ATGCCGACGCTGACCCGAGTGCTCACCCCCGCCCTGCTCGCCCTGACCGTCGCCCTGGGGGCCTGCGGACAGACCCCCACCACCAGCGCGCCCGCCGGGGCCGGCGCGGCCCGCCCGGCGGACCCCACCCCGGTCAGCGCCGCCCCGGTCGGCGCCGCACCGGGCGCCGCCGACGCGCAGGTCAACGCGGCCCTCGAACGCTTCGCTCAGCAGCTCGCGCGGCAACTGCCCGACCCGGAACTGCGCCGCGCGGTGCAGGACCAGGCGGCGCTGCGCTTCGACGGGGACCAGGAAACCCTGTTCAGCGCGCTGGCCGCCCGCCCGGCCGGGGCGACCACCGTGCAGGGCCTGCTCACGCGCGGCGGCCTGAGCGCCAGCGCCCTGGACGACGTGACCCGCCGCGTCACGAACCTGCAGGTCGCGGTGCGCGGGCCGCAGTGGAACGCCGCCGAGTACACCCCGCTGGTCGCTGTGGCCGCCCAGGGCGACGAGTTCGCGCCGGTCGTGGCCTTCGACGCGCAGGGAAGGCGCCACACCCTGGACGCCCGCACGCCCCCCACGCAGCCGGTCGTGGTGGTCGGCGTGGCCGAGCGGGTGGACGAGCAGGGCCGCGTGATGGTGCCGGCCGCCACGCGGGCCGGGGCGACGGCCGTCACCGACCCGGCCGCCAGCGTGGGCGCGCAGGCCTGCGACAGCTGGGAACGCCTGATCTCGCTGTACGTCCGCGACGACCACGAACCCTGGACGCGCGGCGACCCCGAAATCTACGTGCAGCTGGGCTCGAACTCCCGTGACGGCCTCTACGTCGGCTCGCTGCCCGACGTGAACGGCGAGAACAAGTGGTACGAACCCAGGCGCGACCTCGTGCGCTGGAGCAGCACCACCATGGGCAACTGGATGATGTACCTCTGGTACGAACGCGACGGCGGCGGCAGCCTCACCCTGACCATCGGCGCGGACGTCAAGGGCGTGAACGGCAGCGTGTCCTACACCGTCGCGGACGGCGACGACCAGATGGGCCACGCCACCCTGGCCTTCGGGGACCGCCTGCAACGCTTTGCGCTCGACACCGGCGACGTCCGCTGGTGGCGCGGCGGCTGCGAGTAA
- a CDS encoding phospholipase A2, producing the protein MNRTVLSLLILAPLALAACGQGTRTPAAQTPAAQTPAPTGSVEAQLAAYAARPELQDESSQAILREYASDPLLLQSLQRAYGDSSAPLNVEALAAEKAGSAPLQSQASGRAGYAQSVAWGSVRHYRAEKASPNYSGLRWGSNGCSAPSGFGLGYRDDFRPACDVHDFGYGNLPWLISKIYWPYNKARTDLAFLDNMEAICAAKSLLSRPACYAAANAYYHAVDIGGWKSWISNG; encoded by the coding sequence ATGAATCGCACCGTCCTCAGCCTGCTGATCCTCGCGCCCCTCGCCCTCGCCGCCTGCGGTCAGGGAACCCGGACCCCGGCAGCCCAGACGCCCGCAGCGCAGACTCCGGCCCCCACCGGCAGTGTCGAGGCGCAGCTCGCTGCCTACGCGGCCCGCCCCGAACTGCAGGACGAGAGCAGCCAGGCCATCCTGCGCGAGTACGCCAGCGATCCCCTGCTCCTCCAGAGCCTCCAGCGCGCCTACGGCGACAGCAGCGCGCCCCTGAACGTCGAGGCCCTCGCCGCCGAGAAGGCCGGCAGCGCGCCCCTCCAGAGTCAGGCCAGCGGCCGCGCCGGGTACGCGCAGTCCGTGGCGTGGGGCAGCGTCCGCCACTACCGCGCCGAGAAGGCCAGCCCCAACTACAGCGGCCTGCGCTGGGGCAGCAACGGCTGCAGCGCCCCCAGCGGCTTCGGCCTGGGCTACCGCGACGACTTCCGCCCCGCCTGCGACGTGCACGACTTCGGGTACGGCAACCTGCCCTGGCTGATCTCCAAGATCTACTGGCCCTACAACAAGGCCCGCACCGACCTCGCCTTCCTGGACAACATGGAAGCCATCTGCGCCGCCAAGAGCCTCCTGTCGCGCCCCGCCTGCTACGCCGCTGCGAACGCCTACTACCACGCCGTGGACATCGGCGGCTGGAAGTCCTGGATCAGCAACGGCTGA
- a CDS encoding four-helix bundle copper-binding protein, translating into MTEAMIRDCIDACLACVQACETCATACLAEPDIDMMRGCIRLDRDCADVCALTARLLMRGSDLHAQACALCAEACEACAAECGQHHHDHCQRCAEACRRCAETCRQLAA; encoded by the coding sequence ATGACCGAAGCCATGATCCGGGACTGCATCGACGCGTGTCTGGCCTGCGTGCAGGCCTGCGAGACCTGCGCGACCGCCTGCCTCGCCGAGCCGGACATCGACATGATGCGCGGCTGCATCCGCCTCGACCGCGACTGCGCGGACGTGTGCGCGCTGACCGCGCGGCTGCTGATGCGCGGCAGCGACCTGCACGCGCAGGCGTGCGCGCTGTGTGCCGAGGCCTGCGAGGCCTGCGCCGCCGAGTGCGGCCAGCACCACCATGACCACTGCCAGCGCTGCGCGGAAGCGTGCCGCCGCTGCGCGGAGACGTGCCGGCAACTGGCGGCCTGA